A window of the Burkholderia sp. 9120 genome harbors these coding sequences:
- a CDS encoding carbon-nitrogen hydrolase family protein: MLQLELAQIPILDGATGVSGANVQRVLQTIGQRAAGTDLIVFPETTLSGFPTRDNIRTVAEPIDGPSLTAVRQAAREARVAVAVGLAERDGSRFFNTTVLVDEHGEIALRYRKTHLWASDVGVFEPGDRYDVCSFKGLTVGLLICYDIEFPETARAVASLGADLLLVTNGNMDPFGPVHRRAIVARAMENQMFAALVNRIGSGDDNLTFPGESALIDPFGDVVCDAGQQETVLRATLDRTRLEGAREHYRYLHDARIALDLATEDGENGQRVRVIRAR; encoded by the coding sequence ATGCTTCAACTTGAACTCGCGCAAATCCCTATCTTGGACGGCGCAACCGGCGTGAGCGGCGCGAACGTGCAACGCGTGCTGCAAACCATCGGCCAGCGCGCCGCGGGCACGGATCTCATCGTGTTCCCGGAAACCACGCTGTCGGGCTTCCCGACACGCGACAACATTCGCACCGTAGCGGAACCGATCGACGGTCCCTCTCTCACGGCAGTGCGCCAGGCGGCGCGCGAAGCCCGCGTCGCAGTGGCGGTAGGTCTCGCCGAGCGCGACGGCAGCCGCTTCTTCAACACCACGGTACTGGTCGACGAACACGGCGAAATCGCGCTGCGCTATCGCAAGACGCATCTGTGGGCGTCTGACGTCGGTGTATTCGAACCGGGCGACCGCTACGACGTGTGCAGCTTCAAAGGCCTGACCGTCGGCCTGCTGATCTGCTACGACATCGAATTTCCCGAAACGGCGCGCGCGGTCGCGTCGCTGGGCGCGGATCTGCTGCTCGTGACCAACGGCAACATGGACCCGTTCGGGCCGGTGCATCGTCGTGCGATCGTTGCGCGCGCCATGGAAAACCAGATGTTCGCGGCGCTCGTCAATCGTATCGGTTCGGGCGACGACAACCTGACGTTCCCCGGCGAATCGGCGTTGATCGATCCGTTCGGCGACGTGGTGTGCGACGCGGGCCAGCAGGAAACCGTGCTGCGGGCCACGCTCGACCGCACGCGCCTCGAAGGCGCGCGTGAACATTACCGCTATCTGCACGACGCGCGTATCGCCCTCGATCTCGCCACCGAAGACGGCGAAAACGGACAACGTGTGCGTGTGATTCGCGCGCGTTAA
- a CDS encoding helix-turn-helix transcriptional regulator yields MELEWRDLAFHREIGAVIEALDSAQFWTRLTRALERYVVFDNWVALRFTPGEAPLVCAESPTPDGAVDAMFQDYLAALYQLDPFYIAATDKPASGFVTLADVAPDNFSMTEYYQRYFRKNIVGDEVHFNYMIDARHTLAFSLGATQRYGERDLAVLALCAPWVIALLRQRLPYETFDAAPLPPPFGETSTDSATPIPLPADTPADTPAYAARFAQVASAGGRAALTAREVEVAMLTLSGFSTRAIAEKLAISFETVRAHKKHIYTKLNVNSQSELFALFYDAGRQGG; encoded by the coding sequence ATGGAACTCGAATGGCGCGATCTGGCCTTTCATCGCGAGATCGGCGCGGTTATCGAAGCACTCGATAGCGCGCAATTCTGGACGCGCCTCACGCGCGCGCTCGAACGCTACGTTGTCTTCGACAACTGGGTCGCGTTGCGCTTCACGCCCGGCGAAGCGCCGCTCGTGTGCGCCGAATCGCCCACGCCGGACGGCGCCGTCGACGCGATGTTCCAGGACTACCTGGCCGCGCTGTATCAACTCGATCCGTTCTATATCGCCGCCACCGACAAACCGGCGTCGGGCTTCGTCACGCTCGCCGACGTCGCGCCCGACAACTTCTCGATGACCGAGTACTACCAGCGGTACTTCAGGAAGAACATCGTCGGCGACGAGGTGCATTTCAACTACATGATCGACGCCCGGCACACGCTCGCGTTTTCACTCGGTGCGACGCAGCGATATGGCGAGCGCGATCTTGCCGTGCTCGCGCTGTGCGCGCCTTGGGTAATCGCATTGTTGCGGCAACGTTTGCCTTATGAAACGTTCGACGCCGCGCCGTTGCCGCCGCCGTTCGGCGAGACGTCAACCGACAGCGCAACGCCCATCCCGTTGCCGGCGGACACACCGGCGGACACCCCCGCGTACGCGGCGCGGTTTGCCCAGGTCGCGTCGGCGGGCGGCCGCGCCGCGCTCACCGCGCGCGAAGTCGAAGTGGCCATGCTGACCTTGAGCGGATTTTCGACACGCGCGATTGCGGAGAAACTCGCCATCTCGTTCGAGACGGTGCGCGCGCACAAGAAGCACATCTATACGAAACTCAACGTGAACTCGCAGTCGGAGTTGTTCGCGTTGTTCTATGACGCGGGACGTCAGGGCGGCTGA
- a CDS encoding thioredoxin family protein, with the protein MEPQHRMGSREDWLAASRALLVEEKAHMRASDELARKRRELPWVKVDKTYGFDTLQGRKTLSELFDGRSQLIVYHFMLGPDWEEGCVGCSFVSDHMIGIVTHLEHHDVSYVTVSLAPLAKIEAFRKRMGWAFPWVSSNGSDFNFDYHVSFTPEEVASKKAFYNFTETDVGIDELHGHSVFYKDERGDVYHTYSCYGRGGERFINTYAHLDVTPKGRNETRGMTDWLRHHDRYQDQKPSGGCAACGT; encoded by the coding sequence ATGGAACCGCAGCACCGGATGGGATCGAGAGAGGACTGGCTGGCCGCGAGCCGCGCGCTACTGGTCGAAGAGAAGGCGCATATGCGCGCCAGCGACGAGCTCGCGCGCAAACGCCGCGAATTGCCTTGGGTGAAGGTCGATAAGACCTATGGTTTCGACACGCTACAAGGGCGCAAGACGCTGTCTGAGTTGTTCGACGGACGCAGCCAGTTGATCGTTTATCACTTCATGCTGGGCCCGGACTGGGAGGAGGGCTGCGTGGGCTGCTCGTTCGTGTCGGATCACATGATTGGCATCGTCACGCATCTCGAACATCACGATGTGTCGTACGTGACGGTCTCGCTCGCGCCGCTGGCGAAAATCGAGGCGTTCAGGAAACGCATGGGGTGGGCGTTTCCGTGGGTGTCGTCGAACGGCAGCGATTTCAATTTCGACTATCACGTGTCGTTCACACCCGAAGAGGTGGCCAGCAAAAAGGCGTTCTACAACTTCACCGAGACCGACGTGGGAATCGACGAACTGCATGGCCACAGCGTGTTCTATAAGGACGAACGCGGCGACGTGTACCACACGTATTCCTGCTACGGACGCGGCGGCGAGCGGTTCATCAACACCTACGCGCATCTCGACGTCACGCCGAAAGGCCGCAACGAAACGAGAGGCATGACCGACTGGCTCAGGCATCACGACCGCTACCAGGATCAAAAGCCCAGCGGCGGTTGTGCCGCGTGCGGTACGTGA
- a CDS encoding SRPBCC domain-containing protein: MSAQASLTLQRRLNAAPAKVFRAWTEAAQLIKWMNPGDTPVVRAELDARVDGRYTIVYRKSDGRELEANGQYLEVVPDRKLVFTWRWRHNAEHESLVTVLLEPDGDATWLTLTHERFTDEAQADDHRLGWSGGLDSLERYFA, encoded by the coding sequence ATGTCCGCCCAAGCCAGCCTCACCCTCCAGCGGCGCCTCAACGCCGCGCCCGCCAAAGTCTTCCGCGCCTGGACGGAAGCGGCGCAACTGATCAAATGGATGAACCCCGGCGATACGCCGGTGGTGCGCGCCGAACTGGATGCGCGCGTCGACGGTCGGTACACGATCGTGTACCGCAAGTCGGACGGCCGCGAACTCGAGGCGAACGGGCAGTATCTGGAGGTGGTCCCGGATCGCAAGCTCGTGTTCACCTGGCGCTGGCGTCACAACGCGGAACATGAATCGCTGGTCACGGTCCTGCTGGAGCCGGACGGCGACGCCACGTGGCTGACGCTTACGCACGAACGCTTCACCGACGAAGCGCAGGCCGACGATCATCGCCTTGGCTGGTCGGGTGGACTCGATTCGCTGGAGCGCTACTTCGCGTGA
- a CDS encoding metalloregulator ArsR/SmtB family transcription factor — protein sequence MVKFNEALLDRTFAALSDPTRRALLTRLSGRELSISELAEPFAMSLPAVMKHLDVLSEAGLITRSKTGRTVACRLTAGPMEDAMTWLSRYQRFWSVSLDGLATFIEQEDVPCPPKPASPSSGASTPRPPKSSAPGRKRRN from the coding sequence ATGGTTAAGTTTAACGAAGCCCTACTCGATCGCACGTTCGCGGCGCTCTCCGATCCCACACGGCGCGCGTTGCTCACGCGTCTGTCCGGGCGCGAACTGTCGATCAGCGAACTCGCCGAGCCATTCGCGATGTCCTTGCCGGCTGTGATGAAGCACCTCGACGTGCTGTCCGAGGCCGGTCTGATCACCCGCAGCAAGACCGGGCGAACGGTGGCGTGCCGTCTGACGGCCGGACCGATGGAGGACGCCATGACGTGGCTCAGCCGTTATCAGCGTTTCTGGTCGGTATCGCTCGATGGTCTCGCCACTTTCATCGAACAGGAGGACGTCCCATGTCCGCCCAAGCCAGCCTCACCCTCCAGCGGCGCCTCAACGCCGCGCCCGCCAAAGTCTTCCGCGCCTGGACGGAAGCGGCGCAACTGA
- a CDS encoding NCS2 family permease yields the protein MMEPHAQPISEVAVESFDGKGFLDRYFGISARGSSQRQEIVAGITTFLAMVYSVFVVPGMLGKAGFDTSAVFVATCLTTAFGSLLMGIWARLPIAIGCAISLTAFTAFGLVLGKGLHPNVALGAVFLMGVVFTAISVTGVRSWILRNLPNGIAHGTGIGIGLFLLLIAANDVGLVVKNPGAGLPVALGNITALPAIMSVAGLAAIFGLVRRRVPGSILIVIIVISTAAFFIDPTMSYHGVFAVPSLSAPGHASLIGAMDIKGALSMAVLPSVLALVMTAVFDATGTIRAVAGQAGQLDENGRIINGGRALTADSLSSIFSGLLGGAPAAAYIESTVGVAAGAKTGMAAAVVGLLFLVVMFFSPLAGLVPSYATAPALMYVGLLMLSNVSKLHMDDMVDSMSGLMCAVFIVLTANIVTGIMLGFATLVIGRVVSGEYRKLNVGTVVIAVVLVGFYLGGWAI from the coding sequence ATGATGGAACCCCACGCCCAACCGATTTCCGAAGTCGCCGTCGAATCATTCGACGGAAAGGGCTTTCTCGACCGCTATTTTGGAATCTCCGCGCGCGGCAGTTCGCAGCGTCAGGAAATCGTCGCGGGCATTACGACCTTCCTCGCGATGGTCTACTCCGTATTCGTCGTGCCGGGCATGCTCGGCAAAGCGGGTTTCGATACCAGCGCCGTGTTTGTCGCCACGTGTCTGACCACGGCGTTCGGCTCGCTGCTGATGGGCATCTGGGCGCGCCTGCCGATCGCGATCGGCTGCGCGATTTCGCTGACGGCCTTCACCGCGTTCGGCCTCGTGCTCGGCAAAGGTCTGCATCCGAACGTCGCGCTCGGCGCAGTGTTCCTGATGGGTGTCGTGTTCACCGCGATTTCGGTGACCGGCGTGCGTTCGTGGATTCTGCGCAATCTGCCGAACGGTATCGCGCACGGCACGGGGATCGGCATCGGCCTGTTCCTGCTGCTGATCGCCGCGAACGACGTGGGTCTCGTCGTGAAGAATCCGGGCGCCGGCTTGCCGGTCGCGCTGGGCAATATCACGGCTTTGCCGGCGATCATGTCGGTAGCGGGTCTCGCCGCGATCTTCGGTCTGGTGCGCCGTCGCGTGCCGGGTTCGATCCTGATCGTGATTATCGTGATCTCGACGGCCGCCTTCTTCATCGATCCGACCATGTCGTATCACGGTGTGTTCGCGGTGCCGTCGCTGAGCGCGCCGGGCCACGCGTCGCTGATCGGCGCGATGGATATCAAGGGCGCATTGTCGATGGCGGTTCTGCCTAGCGTGCTGGCTCTCGTGATGACGGCGGTGTTCGACGCGACCGGCACGATCCGCGCCGTCGCAGGGCAAGCCGGTCAGCTCGACGAAAACGGCCGCATCATCAACGGCGGCCGCGCGTTGACCGCCGATTCGCTGAGCTCGATTTTCTCGGGTTTGCTCGGCGGCGCACCGGCAGCGGCATATATCGAATCGACGGTCGGCGTGGCAGCCGGCGCGAAGACCGGTATGGCGGCGGCGGTGGTCGGCCTGCTGTTCCTCGTGGTGATGTTCTTCTCGCCGCTGGCTGGTCTCGTGCCTTCGTATGCCACTGCACCGGCACTGATGTATGTGGGCCTGCTGATGCTGTCGAATGTCAGCAAGCTGCATATGGACGACATGGTCGACTCGATGTCGGGCCTGATGTGCGCGGTGTTCATCGTGCTGACCGCCAACATCGTGACGGGCATCATGCTCGGTTTCGCGACGCTGGTGATCGGCCGCGTGGTCAGCGGCGAATATCGCAAGCTGAACGTGGGCACGGTGGTGATCGCTGTCGTCCTGGTCGGGTTCTATCTCGGCGGCTGGGCGATCTGA
- a CDS encoding PRC-barrel domain-containing protein, translating into MSGGFSRPAWRLPILALFALFALSGCSLLWGPQQAPIVDATVMPVEPASAPVVASEPEPVETEAARPEQPKKPPKPIVKPRKVEPPPPVVAPPPPPPTPAPLIVLRTIERSEARTLLDSEVQKPDGKVVGRAVDLIADAGGKPREMVVNLQGFLGVGDRKVNFPWSAFRFTPSAKTAPITLNAAAVPANAAKPAGVQLPLIDATVERANGAKIGRVIDVLIDGNAQPQAVVLDVNGMVSTERRTIAANWSALHFVTKDKELHPQIDLSDAQINATPPYASDKPVRAVSPAPPPATAAATAPPAATASAAAGSNARAAR; encoded by the coding sequence ATGAGTGGCGGTTTCTCGCGTCCTGCCTGGCGTTTGCCGATTCTTGCTCTGTTCGCGCTGTTTGCGCTGTCCGGTTGCAGCCTGCTGTGGGGCCCGCAGCAGGCGCCGATCGTCGACGCCACGGTGATGCCTGTCGAGCCCGCCAGCGCGCCGGTGGTGGCCTCGGAACCGGAGCCGGTCGAAACCGAGGCGGCTCGACCCGAGCAGCCGAAAAAACCGCCGAAGCCGATCGTCAAGCCGCGCAAGGTCGAGCCGCCGCCGCCCGTCGTCGCGCCCCCGCCGCCTCCGCCGACGCCCGCGCCGCTGATCGTGCTGCGCACGATCGAGCGCAGCGAGGCGCGCACGCTGCTCGACAGCGAAGTGCAGAAGCCTGATGGCAAGGTCGTCGGCCGCGCGGTCGATCTGATCGCCGATGCCGGCGGCAAGCCGCGCGAGATGGTCGTGAATCTGCAGGGCTTCCTGGGGGTGGGCGACCGCAAGGTGAACTTCCCGTGGAGCGCATTCCGCTTCACGCCGAGTGCGAAGACCGCGCCGATCACGCTCAACGCGGCCGCCGTGCCGGCCAATGCCGCCAAACCGGCCGGCGTGCAATTACCGCTGATCGACGCCACGGTCGAACGCGCGAACGGCGCCAAGATCGGCCGCGTGATCGACGTGTTGATCGATGGCAATGCGCAGCCGCAGGCGGTCGTGCTCGACGTCAACGGCATGGTCAGTACGGAGCGCCGCACGATTGCCGCGAACTGGTCGGCGCTGCACTTCGTCACGAAAGACAAGGAACTGCATCCGCAGATCGATCTGAGCGACGCGCAGATCAACGCGACGCCGCCGTACGCCAGCGACAAACCGGTGCGCGCCGTATCGCCCGCACCGCCGCCAGCGACGGCCGCCGCGACCGCACCGCCTGCGGCGACGGCTTCCGCTGCGGCAGGTTCCAATGCACGGGCGGCCCGATGA
- a CDS encoding MFS transporter has translation MSGRTLVTTRSLRALDWMNFFVANVQTGFGPFIASYLASHKWTQGEIGMALSVGTISAMVSQVPGGAAVDALRNKKGAAAWAIFAIILSAVLLAVSPTVLPVIAAEVFHGFASCMLTPALAAISFALVGRANLGDRLGRNARWASIGSAVAAGLMGVFGEYYSPRAVFWLTAALAVPALFALTMIQRTDTIELPKAGPTPKQIERRESLRELLRDKRMLLFAACIVLFHLSNAAMLNLAAGEVTAGMGDNVQLVIAACIIVPQAIVAMMSPWVGRSAERWGRRPILLLGFSALPIRALLFAGISSPYLLVPVQMLDGLSAAVFGVMLPLIAADVAGDKGRYNLCIGLFGLAAGIGATLSTTAAGFVADHFGNAVSFFGLAAAGALAVLLVWAAMPETRDSARVEDSAGVADGEAAR, from the coding sequence ATGAGCGGCCGTACTTTGGTAACCACGCGCAGTCTTCGCGCGCTCGACTGGATGAATTTTTTCGTCGCCAATGTGCAGACGGGGTTTGGGCCGTTCATCGCGTCGTATCTGGCGTCGCATAAGTGGACCCAGGGCGAGATCGGCATGGCGCTCTCGGTGGGCACGATCAGCGCGATGGTGAGCCAGGTGCCGGGCGGCGCTGCTGTCGACGCTCTGCGCAACAAGAAAGGCGCGGCCGCATGGGCGATTTTCGCGATCATTCTGAGCGCCGTGCTGCTGGCCGTGAGCCCGACCGTGCTGCCGGTGATTGCTGCTGAAGTGTTCCATGGCTTTGCCAGTTGCATGTTGACGCCGGCGTTGGCGGCGATTTCGTTCGCGCTGGTCGGGCGGGCAAATCTCGGCGACCGGCTGGGACGCAATGCGCGATGGGCGTCGATCGGCAGCGCGGTGGCCGCCGGGTTGATGGGCGTATTCGGCGAATACTATTCGCCGCGCGCGGTGTTCTGGTTGACCGCTGCGCTGGCCGTGCCCGCGTTGTTCGCGCTGACGATGATCCAGCGCACCGACACGATCGAGTTGCCGAAGGCCGGCCCGACGCCCAAGCAGATCGAGCGACGCGAGAGTTTGCGTGAGTTGTTGCGTGACAAGCGGATGTTGTTGTTCGCGGCGTGCATCGTGCTGTTTCACTTGTCGAATGCGGCGATGTTGAATCTTGCTGCGGGCGAAGTGACGGCCGGCATGGGCGACAACGTACAGCTCGTGATTGCCGCGTGCATTATCGTGCCGCAGGCGATTGTGGCGATGATGTCGCCGTGGGTTGGGCGCTCCGCCGAGCGGTGGGGACGCAGGCCGATTCTGTTGTTGGGGTTTTCGGCGTTGCCGATTCGGGCTTTGCTGTTTGCTGGCATTAGCAGCCCGTATTTGCTGGTGCCGGTGCAGATGCTCGATGGGTTGAGTGCTGCTGTGTTTGGCGTGATGTTGCCGCTGATCGCGGCGGATGTTGCCGGCGATAAGGGACGCTACAACCTCTGTATCGGGTTGTTTGGGCTGGCTGCGGGGATCGGGGCTACGTTGAGTACGACCGCTGCTGGGTTTGTGGCTGATCACTTTGGAAATGCGGTTAGCTTTTTTGGGCTCGCTGCTGCGGGGGCGTTGGCGGTTTTGCTGGTTTGGGCGGCTATGCCGGAGACTCGGGATTCGGCTCGGGTTGAGGATTCGGCTGGGGTGGCTGATGGGGAGGCTGCTCGGTGA
- a CDS encoding MFS transporter, protein MDYSATPQSAGSDALAMQGMMAAQPVERKSHAKAIAAITLGNGLEFFDFTIYSFFATIIGKLYFPVEGQLAQLMLAVGTFGVGFIMRPVGGIVLGAYADRAGRKAAMSLTLWLMTLGSAMIAFAPTYAAIGIAAPLLVILARLVQGFALGGEIGASTSLLLEYGSDKTRGFYGSWQFVSQGLNTVCGSLLGVALAAALSTAALESWGWRVPFVIGMAMGPIGIYIRRHLDETLPGVEEGADGQAGVRSSSAVPASQPVRKLFREHSRVITMGVVTTIGGTAANYIVLFYLSTYAIRILHLPMSSALWAAWTAAVVTVICSPLAGALSDRVGRKWVLGVSRVLLILAVYPAFMAINAVPDVAVLLSVVAGLAVLVAFTAVPNIVMLPEMFPREIRATGMSIVYCLGVSIFGGFAQFFATWLIQVSGSNLAPAWYLIGCGGVSLLALPFMAETAGRDIG, encoded by the coding sequence ATGGACTATTCCGCCACACCGCAATCCGCCGGCAGCGACGCGCTTGCTATGCAAGGCATGATGGCCGCGCAGCCCGTCGAACGCAAGAGCCACGCGAAAGCGATTGCCGCGATCACGCTGGGCAACGGCCTCGAGTTTTTCGACTTCACGATTTACAGCTTCTTCGCGACGATCATCGGCAAGCTGTATTTCCCGGTGGAGGGTCAGCTCGCGCAATTGATGCTGGCGGTTGGAACGTTCGGCGTGGGCTTCATCATGCGTCCGGTGGGCGGCATCGTGCTCGGTGCGTACGCGGATCGTGCCGGCCGCAAGGCGGCGATGAGCCTCACGTTATGGCTGATGACGCTCGGCTCGGCGATGATCGCGTTCGCACCGACGTATGCGGCGATCGGCATTGCCGCGCCGTTGCTGGTGATTCTTGCGCGTCTGGTGCAGGGGTTTGCGTTGGGCGGTGAGATTGGCGCGTCGACGTCGCTGTTGCTGGAGTATGGCAGCGACAAGACGCGCGGCTTTTATGGCAGCTGGCAGTTCGTGAGCCAGGGGTTGAATACGGTGTGCGGGTCGCTGCTTGGCGTCGCGTTGGCGGCGGCGTTGTCGACTGCCGCGCTGGAGAGTTGGGGCTGGCGCGTGCCGTTTGTAATCGGTATGGCGATGGGGCCGATCGGGATTTATATCCGGCGTCATCTGGATGAGACGTTGCCGGGTGTCGAGGAGGGGGCGGATGGGCAGGCGGGCGTTCGGTCGTCGTCGGCGGTGCCGGCTTCGCAGCCGGTGCGCAAGCTGTTTCGCGAGCATTCGCGGGTGATTACGATGGGTGTGGTCACAACCATCGGCGGGACGGCGGCGAACTATATCGTGCTGTTTTATCTGTCGACTTACGCGATTCGGATTTTGCATCTGCCGATGTCGTCGGCGTTGTGGGCTGCGTGGACCGCGGCCGTGGTGACGGTGATCTGTTCGCCGCTTGCCGGGGCGTTGTCGGATCGGGTGGGGCGCAAGTGGGTGTTGGGCGTGTCGCGGGTCTTGCTGATTCTGGCCGTGTATCCGGCGTTTATGGCGATTAATGCTGTGCCTGATGTGGCGGTTTTGTTGTCGGTCGTGGCGGGGTTGGCGGTGCTGGTCGCGTTTACCGCTGTGCCTAATATCGTGATGCTGCCGGAGATGTTTCCTCGTGAAATTCGGGCTACCGGGATGTCGATTGTTTATTGTCTCGGGGTGTCTATCTTTGGTGGGTTTGCGCAGTTTTTTGCTACGTGGTTGATTCAGGTTTCTGGGAGTAATCTTGCGCCGGCCTGGTATTTGATTGGGTGTGGGGGGGTGTCTTTGTTGGCGTTGCCTTTTATGGCAGAGACTGCTGGGAGGGATATAGGGTGA
- a CDS encoding M20 aminoacylase family protein has protein sequence MNTMAIPAGIAELEDEMIALRHRIHAQPELAYEEFATSDLVAERLQEWGYTVHRGLGQTGVVGQLKVGGGTRKLGLRADMDALPIHETTGLPYASKVPGKMHACGHDGHTAMLLAAAKHLAREKDFDGTVNVIFQPAEEGQAGAKKMLEDGLFDKFPCDAVFAMHNMPGFPTGKFGFLPGSFMASSDTVIITVTGRGGHGAVPHKAVDPVVVCAQMVLALQSIVSRNVAPLDMAIITVGAIHAGEAPNVIPETAEMRLSVRALKPEVRNYLQERITAVACGTAAVFGASAQVDYQRRYPVLVNDAEMTGLARQVALDWLGEDGLIADMQPLTGSEDFAFLLERCPGSYLIIGNGDGEGGCMVHNPGYDFNDDCLATGAAYWVKLAQTFLV, from the coding sequence GTGAACACCATGGCCATTCCGGCGGGCATCGCCGAACTCGAAGACGAAATGATCGCGCTGCGCCACCGCATTCATGCGCAGCCGGAGCTGGCGTACGAAGAGTTCGCCACCAGCGACCTGGTCGCCGAACGCTTGCAGGAATGGGGCTATACGGTGCATCGCGGGCTCGGTCAAACCGGCGTTGTAGGGCAACTGAAAGTAGGCGGCGGCACGCGCAAGCTGGGCCTGCGCGCCGACATGGACGCGTTGCCGATTCACGAAACGACCGGCTTGCCGTACGCGAGCAAGGTGCCCGGCAAGATGCACGCGTGTGGTCACGACGGTCATACGGCGATGCTGCTCGCCGCTGCCAAACATCTGGCGCGGGAGAAGGATTTCGACGGGACGGTGAATGTGATTTTCCAGCCGGCCGAGGAGGGTCAGGCCGGCGCGAAAAAGATGCTGGAAGACGGTCTGTTCGACAAGTTTCCGTGCGACGCCGTGTTCGCGATGCACAACATGCCGGGCTTTCCGACCGGCAAATTCGGCTTTCTGCCGGGCTCGTTCATGGCGTCGTCGGACACGGTGATCATCACCGTGACGGGACGCGGCGGTCATGGTGCCGTGCCGCACAAAGCGGTCGATCCGGTGGTGGTGTGCGCGCAAATGGTGCTGGCGTTGCAGTCGATCGTGTCGCGCAACGTCGCGCCGCTCGACATGGCGATCATCACGGTCGGCGCGATTCACGCGGGCGAAGCGCCCAACGTAATTCCCGAGACGGCCGAGATGCGTCTCTCGGTGCGCGCGTTGAAACCCGAGGTGCGCAATTACCTGCAGGAACGGATCACCGCCGTGGCGTGCGGAACGGCCGCGGTGTTCGGCGCCAGTGCGCAGGTGGATTACCAGCGCCGCTACCCGGTGCTCGTCAACGACGCGGAGATGACCGGCCTCGCGCGGCAGGTGGCACTCGACTGGCTCGGCGAAGACGGCCTGATCGCCGACATGCAACCGCTGACCGGCAGCGAGGATTTCGCGTTCCTGCTGGAGCGTTGCCCCGGCAGCTACCTGATCATCGGCAATGGCGACGGCGAGGGCGGATGCATGGTGCACAACCCCGGCTACGACTTCAACGACGACTGCCTCGCGACCGGCGCCGCTTACTGGGTGAAGCTCGCGCAGACGTTTCTCGTCTGA
- a CDS encoding LysR substrate-binding domain-containing protein gives MKLHQLSTLAAIADTGSIRAAARSLGLSPAAVTKAVRELEADMQAPLVIRSASGVAFTEFGRTLVVHARVVLGQLQRAHAEIDALRGAAAGKLSIGVTPWVALTFLPPTVQRFRQRMPEVQLEFFEGLLAVVQPRLRDGSLDFSIGRPPPASPQSEFHNVPLFSTHSAVVARRDHPKAGCRSLLELEDAEWVLNWDPASRESISDNLFRKRGMRVPHTIHLAHSLAIVLGLLAHTDMLSIFPWPLAEVTLAKENLWALPLRETVDETIVSITSRRGAPTSPAATCFLDCLREVIDEAARSQEPEQRRLFHSIELLL, from the coding sequence ATGAAACTGCATCAGCTCAGCACCTTAGCGGCGATTGCGGATACCGGCAGTATCCGGGCAGCGGCTCGTTCGTTAGGCCTTTCGCCCGCTGCGGTCACCAAGGCGGTGCGCGAACTGGAAGCGGATATGCAGGCACCGCTGGTGATCCGCAGTGCGAGCGGCGTCGCCTTTACCGAGTTCGGCCGGACGCTGGTCGTGCATGCAAGAGTGGTGTTGGGGCAACTGCAACGCGCGCACGCGGAGATCGACGCATTGCGCGGCGCGGCGGCCGGCAAGCTGTCGATCGGCGTCACGCCATGGGTCGCGTTGACGTTTCTGCCGCCCACGGTGCAGCGCTTCAGGCAACGTATGCCGGAAGTGCAACTGGAATTTTTCGAGGGTTTGCTCGCGGTCGTGCAACCGCGTCTGCGCGACGGCAGTCTGGATTTTTCGATCGGCCGGCCGCCGCCCGCGTCGCCGCAATCGGAGTTTCACAACGTGCCGCTGTTTTCGACGCATTCGGCCGTGGTGGCGCGGCGCGATCATCCGAAAGCCGGTTGCCGCTCGCTGCTCGAACTGGAAGACGCGGAGTGGGTGCTGAACTGGGACCCGGCGAGCCGCGAATCGATCTCGGACAACCTGTTCCGCAAGCGCGGCATGCGGGTGCCGCACACCATTCATCTGGCGCACTCGCTGGCCATCGTATTGGGATTGCTCGCACACACGGACATGCTCAGCATTTTTCCGTGGCCGCTCGCGGAAGTGACGCTCGCCAAAGAAAATTTATGGGCGCTGCCGCTGCGCGAAACCGTGGATGAAACCATCGTCAGTATCACGTCACGCCGTGGCGCGCCGACGAGTCCAGCGGCCACGTGTTTTCTCGACTGTCTGCGTGAAGTGATCGACGAAGCGGCGCGCTCGCAGGAACCCGAGCAACGCCGCCTGTTTCATTCGATCGAATTACTGCTTTAG